A genomic segment from Camarhynchus parvulus chromosome 7, STF_HiC, whole genome shotgun sequence encodes:
- the CWC22 gene encoding pre-mRNA-splicing factor CWC22 homolog, protein MKSRVTQVNHGSSHDRRENHSSRHESLSPEDRDMERDRSRSRSPRKRRYSDDSRYDEEYSRREYYDDRTSDGRRMERGRDRHYERWEDREYDRRKQRRYSSPDRRSPERSTGQSSLAHDETTSKKKKEEVDPILTRTGGAYIPPAKLRMMQEQITDKNSLAYQRMSWEALKKSINGLVNKVNVSNIENIIHELLQENIVRGRGLLSRSILQAQSASPIFTHVYAALVAIINSKFPNIGELILKRLILNFRKGYRRNDKQLCLTSSKFVAHLMNQNVAHEVLCLEMLTLLLERPTDDSIEVAIGFIKESGLKLTEVSPRGINAIFDRLRHILHESKIDMRVQYMIEVMFAVRKDGFKDHPIIPEGLDLVEEEDQFTHMLPLEDDYNPEDVLNVFKMDPNFMENEEKYKMLKKEILDEGDTESEGNQEAGSSEEDEEDDEEEDEDGQKVTVHDKTEINLVSFRRTIYLAIQSSLDFEECAHKLLKMDFPESQTKELCNMILDCCAQQRTYEKFFGLLAGRFCMLKKEYMESFEAIFKEQYDTIHRLETNKLRNVAKMFAHLLYTDSIPWSVLECIILSEETTTSSSRIFVKIFFQELSEYMGLPNLNARLKDVTLQPFFEGLLPRDNPRNTRFAINFFTSIGLGGLTDELREHLKNAPKLIMTQKQNVESSDSSSSSDTDSSSDSDSDSSSSSSESSSSSDSSSSSDSSSDSDVSKAKRKRTQKKNRESDKVSRKKQERRRKSLEKKIGRRQQEERSDTESKSERNHRHLRESHRRDDISKYHHRDESNGRDGFHSGKDRNHQRSKDPEIKHTNSKLKKAERRASVSDEENYRHRSKDDGHRSSRKRERSKSRERERGRCSPREREQEERSRNGSERQRDRHNRYPEQHRESRRSHDRHRESPPHRSPHRREGPPHHRESPLHCSPHRRESPPHRRESSPHRSPRRRESSPHRSPRRRESSPHRSPRRRESSPHRSPRRRESSPHRSPRCRESSPHRSPRRREGSPHRKESSPCRREGSPRRKESSPSAAERTPLTAPLTAGRTRLTTPLAAERAPLAAGRAPHTAERAPLAAGRTPLTAPLAAERAPLAAGRTPLTAPLAAERAPLAAGRTPLAAGRTPLTAPLAAERAPRTGGNEPSLRGNQGAFPSW, encoded by the exons ATGAAGAGCAGGGTGACACAAGTAAAT CATGGTTCCAGTCATGACAGGAGGGAAAACCACAGTTCCCGACATGAAAGTTTGTCTCCAGAGGACAG GGATATGGAACGCGATAGGTCTCGGTCTCGATCTCCCAGGAAGAGGAGATACTCTGATGACAGCAGATATGATGAGGAATATTCAAGACGGGAATACTATGATGACAGAACTTCAGATGGAAG aaggatggaaagaggaagagacaGACACTATGAGAGATGGGAGGACAGAGAATATGATCGAAGGAAGCAGAGACGATACTCATCACCTGACCGCAGGAGTCCGGAAAGGTCGACAGGCCAGAGCTCACTTGCTCATGATGAGACCACctcaaagaagaagaaagaagaagtgGATCCAATCCTCACTCGCACAGGTGGTGCATACATTCCACCTGCCAAGCTCAGGATGATGCAAGAGCAAATCACTGATAAAAATAG TTTGGCGTACCAGAGGATGAGTTGGGAAGCATTGAAGAAGTCGATCAATGGTCTTGTCAACAAAGTGAACGTTTCTAATATAGAAAACATCATTCATGAGCTCCTTCAGGAGAATATTGTTCGGGGAAG GGGATTGCTGTCTAGATCCATTTTGCAAGCTCAGAGCGCCTCTCCAATTTTTACTCACGTTTATGCAGCTCTTGTGGCAATCATCAATTCCAAGTTTCCAAATATTGGTGAATTGATCCTCAAGAGGCTGATACTGAATTTCCGTAAAGGGTATCGCAGAAATGACAAG caACTCTGTCTAACATCTTCAAAATTTGTTGCACATTTGATGAATCAGAATGTG GCTCACGAGGTTTTATGTTTGGAAATGCTCACTTTGCTGCTTGAAAGGCCTACTGATGACAGTATTGAAGTAGCAATTGGATTTATTAAAGAAAGTGGGCTCAAATTAACAGAAGTTTCTCCTAGAGGTATTAATG CAATCTTTGATCGCCTTCGACACATTCTGCATGAATCCAAAATTGATATGCGCGTTCAGTACATGATAGAGGTCATGTTTGCTGTACGGAAGGATGGCTTCAAGGATCATCCAATCATTCCAGAGGGATTAGATCTTGTGGAAGAGGAAGATCAGTTTACTCATATGTTGCCATTGGAAGATGACTACAACCCAGAGGATGTTCTTA ATGTTTTCAAGATGGATCCGAACTTTatggaaaatgaagagaaatacaaaatgctGAAGAAAG AAATTCTTGATGAAGGTGACACTGAATCTGAAGGAAATCAAGAAGCTGGAAGTagtgaagaagatgaagaagatgatgaagaggaggatgaggatg GTCAGAAAGTTACTGTCCatgacaaaacagaaattaaccTGGTCTCCTTCCGTCGTACAATTTATCTGGCTATTCAGTCAAG CTTAGACTTTGAAGAATGTGCTCACAAGCTGCTGAAGATGGATTTCCCAGAAAGTCAGACT AAAGAGCTCTGCAATATGATACTtgactgctgtgctcagcaaagAACATACGAGAAATTCTTTGGGTTACTGGCAGGG CGTTTCTGCATGCTCAAGAAAGAATACATGGAGTCCTTTGAAGCCATTTTCAAGGAGCAGTACGATACCATTCATCGGCTGGAAACCAACAAACTGAGGAATGTGGCCAAGATGTTTGCTCATCTGCTGTACACTGATTCAATTCCCTGGAGT gTCCTTGAATGTATAATACTGAGTGAAGAAACTACCACATCGTCCAGTAGaatttttgtcaaaatattCTTTCAGGAACTCAGTGAATATATGGGACTTCCAAATTTAAATGCAAGATTAAAAGATGT GACACTGCAGCCTTTCTTTGAGGGATTATTGCCTCGGGATAACCCAAGGAACACTCGCTTTGCCATCAATTTCTTCACTTCCATTGGCCTTGGAGGACTAAC GGATGAATTACGGGAACATCTTAAAAATGCACCAAAGTTGATCATGACACAGAAGCAAAATGTTGAGTCATCAGATTCCTCCTCATCTTCAGACACAGACTCTTCCTCAGATTCTGATTCTGACAGCAGCAGTAGTAGCTCAGAGTCATCGAGCAGCAGTGACTCCTCATctagcagtgacagcagcagtgactcAG ATGTTTCTAAAGCCAAAAGGAAgagaacacaaaagaaaaatagagaatcTGATAAAgtttccaggaaaaaacaagaaaggagaagaaaatcacttgaaaagaaaattggaaGGAGGCAGCAAGAGGAAAGAAGTGATACTGAGAGCAAATCAGAAAGAAATCACCGACATTTAAGAGAATCACATAGGAGAGATGATATTTCAAAGTACCACCACAGAGATGAGTCCAACGGCAGAGATGGTTTCCACAGCGGAAAGGATAGGAACCATCAAAGAAGTAAGGATCCAGAAATTAAACACACTAATTCCAAACTGAAGAAAGCCGAAAGAAGAGCTTCCGTGTCTGATGAGGAAAATTACAGACATAGGAGCAAAGACGATGGACATCGTAGTAGTAGGAAAAGAGAGAGATCCAAGTCCCGCGAGAGGGAGCGCGGCCGCTGCAGCCCCCGGGAGCGGGAGCAGGAGGAGCGCTCCAGGAACGGCTCGGAGAGGCAGCGGGACAGGCACAACCGGTACCCCGAGCAGCACAGGGAGTCCCGCAGGAGCCACgacaggcacagggagagcccCCCGCACCGCTCCCCTCACCGCAGGGAGGGGCCCCCTCACCACAGGGAGAGCCCCCTGCACTGCTCCCCTCACCGCAGGGAGAGCCCCCCACACCGCAGGGAGAGCTCCCCTCACCGCTCCCCGCGCCGCAGGGAGAGCTCCCCTCACCGCTCCCCGCGCCGCAGGGAGAGCTCCCCTCACCGCTCCCCGCGCCGCAGGGAGAGCTCCCCTCACCGCTCCCCGCGCCGCAGGGAGAGCTCCCCTCACCGCTCCCCAcgctgcagggagagctccccTCACCGCTCCCCTCGACGCAGGGAGGGCTCCCCTCACCGCAAGGAGAGCTCCCCTTGCCGCAGGGAGGGCTCCCCTCGCCGCAAGGAGAGCTCCCCTAGCGCCGCAGAGAGGACTCCCCTCACCGCTCCCCTCACCGCAGGGAGGACTCGCCTCACCACTCCCCTCGCCGCAGAGAGGGCTCCCCTCGCCGCAGGGAGAGCCCCCCACACCGCAGAGAGGGCTCCCCTCGCCGCAGGGAGGACTCCCCTCACCGCTCCCCTCGCCGCAGAGAGGGCTCCCCTCGCCGCAGGGAGGACTCCCCTCACCGCTCCCCTCGCCGCAGAGAGGGCTCCCCTCGCCGCAGGGAGGACTCCCCTCGCCGCAGGGAGGACTCCCCTCACTGCTCCCCTCGCCGCAGAGAGGGCTCCCCGCACCGGCGGAAATGAACCCAGCCTCCGTGGCAATCAAGGTGCATTTCCAAGCTGGtag